The Phaeobacter sp. A36a-5a genomic interval TGGCACGATCTGGGGCCACTACCTGTGGGACGTGCCGCTGTCGATGTTCACGGTGGTGGGGCTGTTGGGAATGACCGGCATCATTATCAACGATTCGATCGTGTTGGTGACCACGATCGATGAATATGCGCAGGAACGTGGCTTGATACCGTCGATCATTGACGGGGCCGCTGACCGGCTGCGGCCGGTGATGCTGACGACGCTGACAACGGTGCTGGGGCTGGCGCCCTTGATGTACGAGGGTTCGCAGCAGGCGCAGTTTCTGAAGCCGACCGTGATTACGCTGGTCTATGGTCTTGGTTTCGGGATGTTCCTGGTGCTGCTGGTGGTACCGGCGCTGATCGCGGTTCAGGCCGATGTGGCGCGCCCCTTTGCGGCGCTGCGGCGCGGGCTGACATCGCGGGCGGGCGAACTGCGCTGGCTGACGCTGGGGCTGGGAGCGGCGCAGCTGCTGTGGCTCGCGGTTACACTTGGCTATGCGATGGCGGTTGGGCTACTGCATCCGCTGCTGCGGACGTTTGTGCCGGTGCTGGCGGCGATGGATCCGGTGCGGGCAGCCACGCTGCTGTTCATCGTTGGTGCTGCGCTTCTGAGCCTGTTTGGCTACCTCTGCGCCCGCGCGGTGGGCGCACGCCGCGCCAGGGTCTGAGCGCGCAACAGTTCTGAGCGTCGACCCGGGCTTTATGGATGCAGTGTGAGCGGGAGTCCCAAGGCTAACCCGTCATCCGGCGGCGCTGTTGCTGGGCGAGGGCGGCGACCTCCGCCACCTGGTCAATCAGCATCCGGTCAGGAGACTGGTCGAAGCCAGTGGTCAGATCGGAGACCTGCACCCATTGTGCCTGCAGGGCGTCATCATTGGGGGCGGGCTGGCCTGAGACGTAGTCGCAGAGCACGGCGACGAGAAGATATTGCCGCTGCACCTCACCTGCGTCATCCCGCAGCATAACGTCGATATGGGTCAGCACTTCGCGGGGGCTGGCGATGACGCCGGTTTCTTCCAGCAGTTCGCGGGCGGCAGCCTGCATCGCGGTCTCGCCGAGTTCGACATGGCCGCCGGGAAAGCCCCACCAACCTGCATTTGGCGGCGATCTGCGCTGGATGAGGATCACCTGATCACCATCCTGCCGGGGATGGCAGACCACGGCCAACGCCCCCAGGACAGGGCGGCGAGGGGCTTCGTCGGAGGCGGGATTGGCGGGCATGGCTGGATCCGGTCGGGCAGATGATCCCTTGTTAGTGCCGGGTGCAGCCCTGAATGTCTACCGCGCGGTTCTGCCCAAGTACGGTGATACGCATCTGCGAGCGATCCACAGCGAAGGGACCGCCATCGGCGGAGATGATTTCGGTTTTCGCCGTCAGCTTGTGGCCCTGTCGGCTGGTCGTCGTTTCGGTTGTGACCAGCGAGGGGACGCCGGGTTCGACAACCACGACCTCCTCACCGCCTGCGCTGGGCATGGTGATCCGGGCAACCAGCTCCATCCCATAGCGGCTGGGGGACAGCGCACAGGTCGCGGCCTGCACCCCTGCCTCCTTTGCGGACCAGGGACGGTCAGCCAGTGCTGCGACAATTGCCGGGTTGCGCGGGCTGTCCGGTTTCAGCGCCTGATCGAAACGCAGTTCCGAGGGTATGCAGACATCCTTGCAGATGCCGAGCTCCATGCGGCCCTTCAGCCGCAGCGGCTGCCCCGGTTTGGCCGGGGTGATCTCGACCGGAAGCACCAGCTGATCATGATAGCCGATGGTGCGAAATCCTGAGGTGAGGAACACTTCGGGCGTGGGCCAGCGGATTGCGACGGCCCCGACATTGCGCGAGCCTTGCCAGCTGAAGCGGGGCGGAATGCCGGCATCGCCGGGCGCGCGCCAGTAGGTTTTCCAGCCTTCGGAAAGCGTCAGCCGCAACGCCCCCATATGGGTGCCGCGTCGCGTGGTGCCGCCGTCCAGCACCTCGATACGGACAATATCGGACATCTGCTCGGCGGGGGCCGTGGCAGGCAGGGCCAGAAACGACAGCGCCAGCGGTGCGCAGAGGCATTTCGCCAAGGTCTTGGCCGTCGTGGTGCGGGCCGTCAGGGGCGTCGCAAGCGCCGAGAGAAGGGAGAACATAACCATGCCCATTTACATGCGCATTCCAGCAAGAAAAGCCAAGTCACGTTCCGGTCAACGGCGTTGAGCATTGGCTAAGGCACGGGTTGGTCTTGAACCTCTGCCTGCGGGTGGCCATTGTGACAGGGCAGGCAGGTTGCCCGGTCACGGGTGGCGGCGATTTGAAAAAAGGACGACAGATTCATATGGATCTTACCGGCGAACTGCTGATTGCGATGCCCGGCATCGGTGACCCGAGGTTCGAGCATTCGCTGATTTTGCTATGCTCGCATGAGGACGATGGTGCGATGGGCTTGATCGTGAATAAACCGGCCACCGGCGTTGATTTGTCCAACCTGTTGGAACAGCTGGATATTACTCCGCGCAGTGCAGAAGAGGCCGCGCTACCGGTGCGGTTTGGCGGGCCGGTCGAGACGCAGCGCGGCTTTGTCCTGCATTCACCGGAGTACAAATCCAACGTCAGTTCGCTGCGGGTTTCCGAGGCGTTTTCGATGACCGCGACCGTTGACGTGCTCGAAGATATCGCGATGGGGCGGGGACCTGAGCAGGTGATGGTCATGCTTGGCTACGCCGGCTGGGGGCCGGGGCAGCTTGAGGCCGAGATTGCCAATAATGGCTGGCTGACCGCAACAGCAACGCCGGAGGTGGTGTTCGAGCTGGACGATTTCGCCAAATGGGAGGCGGCGCTGCGCTCCCTCGGCGTCGATCCGCTGACTCTGTCCACCAGTGCCGGTCACGCGTGACCGGAGGCTTACGATGCCCTGAGCAGGCCGCTAGCGTGGCGCGGCGGCGCGGCGCAGCCGGTCGTTGATGGCGACACCCAGCCCGATTTCCGGGATTGGGGCGACAGCGATAGGGCGGGCCTTGGCGTCAAGCTGGTGGAGATGTCCAAACAGCTGCGCCGCAGCCTCGCGCAGATCGCCGCTGGCCGAGAGGTTGAGATCACAGTCCATTTTGCCAAATCCGAGATAGAGCTCGCCCTCTGCTGGGTTTGTGACGTTCAGCCTGACGCTGGCGCGTGGGGCGTAGTGCGACAGCAGCTGCCCCGGAGCGGTCAGTGGATCGCCGACATCGCGCTGCTGCAGCGGGTGTCCCAGAACGGCCTCGATTTCCTCGGCGGCCAGCCCGCCGGGACGCAGCAGCAATGGCGTGCCGGTTGCAAGGCCGACAATGGTGGATTCCACGCCGACGCCGCAGGGACCGTCATCGACCACGGCCGCGATGCGGCCGTCCAGTCCGGCGATGACATGGGCGGCGGTTGTCGGGCTGATCCGGCCCGATGGGTTTGCGGAGGGGGCCGCCACTGGGCCATCCAGAACCGACAAAAGCGCCCGGGCCGCAGGATGGGCCGGGATACGGATGCCGAGGGTGGTCAGCCCGGCAGTGACCAGAGGCGAGATACCGTGGTCCTCGCGCAGCGGCAGGACCAGCGTCAGCGGGCCCGGCCAGAAGGCCTCGGCGAGTTTGCTGGCGGTGTCGGACCAGACCACATAGCGCTGGGCGGTCTCCACCGCGTGGACGTGGGCAATCAGCGGGTTGAAACTGGGGCGGCCCTTGGCGGCATAGAGGGCCTCAACCGCGCCGGTCTGGCGCGCATCAGCCCCGAGCCCGTAGACGGTTTCGGTTGGAAATGCGACCAGCCGGCCCTCTTTCAACAGGTCCGCAGCTGTGCTGATCTCCTGTGGTTGCGCGGTCAGGAGGCGGGTTGTGGGACTGGACATGGCTGGTGACGCGGCGTTTTGGTTGCTTGATTAAAGGGCCCGGTTAGGTAATCGGACAAGACATTCAACATAAAGGTTTGGGGCAATGATGCCAAGGCTGCCCCAACCAGCTCTCTGAAAGAGGCCAGACATGACCTTCCGTGCCCCGGTTCCCGAGTATCAGTTTCTTCTCGAACATATCATCGGTTTTCATGAAATCGCCGCTACCGAGCGCTTTGGCGAGGCCAGCGATGATGTGGTTGCGGCGATCCTGACCGAGGCGGGGAAGTTCTGCGATGAAGTTATGGCCCCCTTGAACCGTGGCGGCGATCTGCAACCGGCGCGTCTGGAGAACGGGGTGCTGCGCAGCTCTCCCGGTTATGCCGAAGGCTGGCAGGCGATTTCCGAAGGCGGCTGGATCGGGATGAGCGCGGCAGAGGAATTTGGCGGCATGGGGCTGCCGATGACCCTGACCACCGCGGTCAATGAGATGATGTCGGGCGCCTGCCTGTCGCTGCAACTGGCCCCGCTGATGAGCCAGGGTCAGATCGAGGCGTTGGAACATCACGCCAGCGATGAGCTGAAGTCGCTCTACCTGCCCAAGCTGATTTCGGGGGAATGGTCGGGCACCATGAACCTGACCGAGCCGCAGGCCGGATCGGATGTGGGGGCGCTTAGCTCCAAGGCAGAGCCTCTGGACGACGGCACCTATGCGATCAGCGGTCAGAAGATCTATATCTCCTGGGGCGACAATGATTTTGCGGGCAATATCTGCCATCTGGTTCTGGCCCGCCTGCCTGATGCGGCACCCGGAACCAAGGGGATTTCGCTGTTCCTCGTTCCCAAGTACCTGCCGGACGCCGAGGGTAACCCCGGCAAGGCCAACACGCTGAAGGTGGTGAGCCTTGAGCATAAGATGGGCCTGCACGGTTCGCCGACCTGCGTCATGCAATATGACGGCGCAATCGGCTGGATGGTCGGCAAACCGGGGGGCGGTCTGGCGGCAATGTTCACCATGATGAACAATGCCCGGCTGGGCGTTGGTGGTCAGGGCGTCGGTGTTGCTGGTGCGGCCTATCAAAAGGCGCTGGCCTACGCGCTGGAGCGCAAGCAGGGCAAATCCGCCTCCGGCACCATCGTGGACCATGCGGATGTGCGCCGGATGCTGATGGAAATGAAGGCCGATCTCTTTGCAGCGCGCGCGATCCTGCTGGCCTGTTCGCAGGCCATCGACATGCAGACCGCAACCGGCGCACAGGAGTGGGCCGCGCGGGCAGCGTTTCTGACGCCAATCGCCAAGACCTTTGGCACGGAAACCGGGATGCGTGTTTCGGAAACCGGTGTGCAGGTGCATGGCGGTATGGGGTTCATTGAGGAAACCGGTGCAGCGCAGTTTTATCGCGATGTGCGGGTGACGGCGATCTACGAAGGCACCAACGGCATTCAGGCGATGGATCTGGTTGGGCGCAAGATGATGGACGGCGGCGATATGGCCAACCGTCTGATCGACGAGATCGAGGAGCAGGCCGAGCGCGCCCGAACCACTCATCCCAATATGGCCGAGGCCGTCTGGCAGGCCTGTGAATCCCTGCGCGAAGCGACCGAGTGGTTGACCGCACAGAGCGACATGGATGAGCGTTTCGCAGGAGCGGTTCCCTATCTGCATGCCTTTGCGCGGGTTCTTGGCGGGCATTACCACCTGGCGGCTGCGATGGCTGACATCGGTGGCCCGCGCGAAAAGCTGGCGCGGTTCTATATCAACCGGATGTTGCCGGAACACGCCGCGCTCTTGGCTCATGCGCAGGCGGGTGCGGACGGCGCGCGCGCTCTGACGCTGGATGAATTGGCTGACGGATGACCAGCCCGCGACCCGACGGTCCATGGAACACGCCGCCTGCCGAGGGTGAGGCGATCGAGGTGGCGGAAGGCGTCCTCTGGATGCGGCTGCCGCTGCCGATGAAGTTGGATCATGTGAACGTCTATGCGCTGGATGATGGCGATGGCTGGACCATCGTCGATACCGGCATGTCCTCAAACAAGACCCGCCGCATCTGGGAGCGGCTGATGGCGGGGCCGCTGGAGGGCAAGCCGATCCGGCGCGTGGTGGTCACGCATCATCACCCCGATCACATCGGCAACGCCGGCTGGTTCCAGTCTGAGCATGGGGCTGAGCTGGTGACCACGCGAACGGCCTGGCTGTTTGCTCGAATGCTGACGCTGGACGTGCAGGAAAGCTGGCCCGAGGAAACGCTGGCGTTTTACCGCAGCTCGGGCATGGATCCCGCGATCTATGACGCACGGCTGGCGGAGCGGCCGTTCAATTTCGCCGATACGGTCTATCCGATGCCGCTGGGCTTTACCCGGATCAAACAGGGCGACGTGTTTCGCATGGGCGGGCGCAACTGGGACGTCCACATGGGTAATGGTCACGCGCCAGAGCACGCAACCTTCTGGAGCCGCGATGACAATCTGGTGATCAGCGGCGACCAGATCCTGTCCTCGATCAGTCCCAATATTGGCGTCTATGCGACCGAGCCGATGGCGGATCCCGTGGCCGAATGGCTGGAGGCCTGCGAGCGTCTGGCACCGTTGACACGGGGTGATCAGCTGGCTTTGGGCGGGCATAAGTTGCCATTTCGCGGTCTGCCGCATCGGATGGCCCAGTTGATCGACAACCATCACGGGGCGCTGGCGCGGCTTCTTGAGCATCTCGACGAACCGCGCAGCGCGGCCGAATGTTTTGCGCCGCTGTTCAAACGCAAGATCGGCTCCGGGGAATATGGCCTTGCTTTGGTCGAGGCGGTGGCCCATTTAAATCATCTGTACCATCTGGGTCAGGTTGACCGCAGCCGTCGTGCGGACGGGGCTTGGCTTTATCAGCGCAAGGGGTGATCGACCCCTGGAAAGGGAGAGATCATGACCGATGAGATCGCAACCAGCGCCGAGGCGGCAGAGGCGGCCGTTCTGCCCTGCGTTCACGAGGTCCACGCGGATCCCGACGCCTGCACCGGTATCGAAAAAGTGCAGATGCCGTTGCAAAAATCCGTTGCCGAGAAAAGCGCCGCACGCTGGGCCTATGAACGGTTGATCCTTTATATCAAGAACTTCGAGGAGCAGCTGGATAGCGAGCATGAGGTCGCGATGGGGTTTGCCGGCGGCGATGCCGGTGTGATGCGGATCGAGGGTATGGGCTACTTCGACCCCGATATCATCACCTATTACGGCAGCGATTCCAGCGGCGCGCGCACGCAGCTGGTCCAACACGTCAGCCAGCTCAACGTGATGTTGCGGGCCCTGCCGAAGCGGAATGAGGCGGCACCTGCCAATCGGATCGGTTTTCGTTTGGTGTCCGACCTTGAGAGTGATCCGGCTGAGACCTGACGTTCGGGCAGCCTGTTGCGCTGGGGGTGTTGCCACACTTCTGTTCGGCGCGCTCAGCAGCGTTGCGGCCGCCGAAGACGCGGTTGCGGCGGGCTATTGGGCAATGTTGGAGCGTGCAGCTCATCGCGGCCTCATGCAGGAGGTCGCGGCAGCAGATGGCAGGCCAGCCCCCTTTGCCACCGATGGCTGTAGCGGTGGGTTGTCTGCGATCTGGCGCCAGTTCAGTGGCAGGGAAGAGACAGCCGACGGTCCGCCGTTTGAGGCCTGTTGCGTGGCTCATGACCTGCTCTATCACGATGCCGACGGGATCGGATCATCTGGCCGAATCCTTGATGGTCGCGACAAAGATCTGGCCACCGCCAGCCAGCAGGCAAGACTGGCCGCGGATCAGGCTCTGCGCCGCTGTGTAGAGACGCAACTCAGCAGCCGGGAGTCCCCAACAGCGGCCATCGCCGCACCGGTCGCAACCGCCATGTATGCTGCGGTGCGATTCGGTGGCGCGCCTTGCAGCGGGCTGAGCTGGCGCTGGGGCTACGGCTATGGTCACTGCCAAGCGGTGTTTGGCCAGTGAATTGCCCGGTGATTTGCCCTGGCTGCGCCCGATTGACGTGGTGACAGGGTCTGTGAAATCCAGTATTCAGCGGAAAACAGACGCGAATAGGAATGGACACATGGCTGACCATAAGCACGGTTCGATGGATATCACCGTTCAGGAAAAGACCTACAACGGCTTCATCAAGTTTACGACACGGTTCTGCATCGCAGCGCTGCTCTTTGCAGTGTTCCTCGCGATTTTTGCAACCTGATCACCCTCGTGAATGGTTCTGATCTGAGCGGGCGTTGTGGCGCCCGGCACCTTGCGAGCGGGCTAAGGCTTGCGCTTGTGTGCGCCGGTGTGGCGCTGCTGTCGGCCTGTGCCGCCCAGCAGCAGCCCAACGCGGATGACGCCACGCTGGAACGGGTTGCCTATCGGCATAATGGTCCGCCTGCGCTGACGCTTTATACGATGATCAACAATCGTACCGGGCAGGGCGCGCATACCTCGCTGATGATCAATGCCTCGGAACGAGTGATCTTTGATCCTGCCGGGTCATTCTATGCCGATGTGGTGCCGGAGCGGGATGATGTGCTCTTTGGCATCACGCCGGGGGTGGAGAAAGCCTATCGCGGATCACATGCGCGCAGCACCCATCATGTGGTGGTGCAGCGGATCGAAGTGACGCCCGAGCAGGCGCAGCGCGCCTATCAGCTGGTACGGGCAAACGGTCGGGTTCCGGGCGCGTTCTGTGCCAATGCCACAGCCTCGATCCTGAAGCAGGTACCTGGGTTTGAGGCGCTGGATGTGACTTTCTACCCTGGCAATCTCTCGGAACAATTTGGCGCCCTGCCGGGGGTGACGACTGAACGCTACCGTGAAAACGACAGCGCAGACTTGCAAGAGGGGCTGGCAAAAAACAATGCGGCGTTGAACGCAGGCGGGTGATGCTGCCACGTTCAGGCACAGCTATAGATGGGAAAAGCCGCAGCATCGTCTGCGGCTTTTGTCTGTTTGTCGGGATGGATCAGCCTGCCAACAGAAAGAGCAGCAGGAAGCCAACAGCACCGCTGCCCATGGCGATCAGGACATTGCGTGTCCAGTACCCGAGCGCGAAGACCGCCGCGGCGACGGCGAGATGGGGCAGGCTGGGGGTGCCACCGGTCGGCGTCGGCCAGACCACCAGCGGCGCCACCAGCGCAGGAATGATCGCCACCGCAGTATAGCGCAGATGGCGCATCAGCCAAACGGGCATGGTCCTGCCGCCCATCAGCCCGATAAAGGCAAAGCGCAGGGCGAAGCTGCCAATGGCAAGGCCGATGATGATCGTCCATAGCAACGTCGGATCGGGGGGCTGGGTCATGACGGATCCTTTGCAATGCTGCGGCGCTCCAGCCAGAGCTCGGCCTGGGCGCCAGCCATCATGCCGATAAGACCGGCAACAATCAGGCCAAGATTGTAGGGCAGCGCGGTGGCCGGCAGCGCGGTGGCGACAGCGGCGAAACAGGCAATGACATGGGCCGGTGTGCGCAGCATTGGGCCGATCATGGCCAGGAACGCCAGCGGCAGGACAAAGTCGAGGCCCCAGCTGGCCGGGATCTGGGTGCCGACCAACGCCCCGATATAGGTTGCGAGCATCCAACCGGGGGCAACGCAGCCATTTGTGCCGAAGAAATAGGCCATGCGCTGTGATAGGGTCATCTGCGGATGGGTTTCGAACTGCACGATCGAGAGCGCATAGGATTGGTCGACAGTGAGATAGGCCGCACAGGCGCGTTGCCACAACGGAGCGCCGCCGAGGTACGGCGTCAGTGATGCCGAATACATCGCCACCCGCAGGTTCACCGCAAGCGCTGAAATCAGGATGATCAGAACCGGCGTGTTTTCTTGCATCAGTTGCAGGGCTGTAAACTGGGCCGAACCGGCAAAGACCGACAGGGAGAAGATCATGGCCTCAGGGACAATCAGTCCCGCTTCGGCAGCAAGAACGCCAAACAGCAGCCCAAATGGTCCCGAGACCAGGAGGAAAGGCGCGCCGTCGCGAAACCCCTTCCAAAAGGCCGATTTCGTGGTGGTGATTGCCATGATCAGGTCCTAGGTTATTGCTGAAACGGCATAGGCCTGCTGGCGGAGGTTTGCAATTGATGATGGTTGAGAACAGCTCCGACCTGGCGTCGATACTGGCTGAATATGTGATTGCACCTGCGCCGAACGATGCACGGCTGACACGGGTGGTTCAGGGGTTTGATCACACGGGGACCGCGACGGAGATCTCTGTCGTGGAGGAACGGCCGCTGACGATTTACCTCAACCGTCAGGAAATCGTCACCGCCATGACCATTGGCGATTACCCCGAATATCTGGCGCTGGGGTTTCTGCGCAATCAGGGGATGTTGAATCCCGGTGATGAGGTCACCGCCATCGATTACGATGAAGAGCTGGATACCGTGGTCGTAAGGACAGCAGTTGAGACCTCATACGAAGACAAGCTGCAAAAGAAGACCCGCACGTCAGGCTGTGCGGTGGGCACTGTGTTTGGTGACATGATGGAGGGGCTGGAAGGGGTG includes:
- a CDS encoding NUDIX hydrolase, which gives rise to MPANPASDEAPRRPVLGALAVVCHPRQDGDQVILIQRRSPPNAGWWGFPGGHVELGETAMQAAARELLEETGVIASPREVLTHIDVMLRDDAGEVQRQYLLVAVLCDYVSGQPAPNDDALQAQWVQVSDLTTGFDQSPDRMLIDQVAEVAALAQQQRRRMTG
- a CDS encoding protein-disulfide reductase DsbD domain-containing protein → MFSLLSALATPLTARTTTAKTLAKCLCAPLALSFLALPATAPAEQMSDIVRIEVLDGGTTRRGTHMGALRLTLSEGWKTYWRAPGDAGIPPRFSWQGSRNVGAVAIRWPTPEVFLTSGFRTIGYHDQLVLPVEITPAKPGQPLRLKGRMELGICKDVCIPSELRFDQALKPDSPRNPAIVAALADRPWSAKEAGVQAATCALSPSRYGMELVARITMPSAGGEEVVVVEPGVPSLVTTETTTSRQGHKLTAKTEIISADGGPFAVDRSQMRITVLGQNRAVDIQGCTRH
- a CDS encoding YqgE/AlgH family protein, whose translation is MDLTGELLIAMPGIGDPRFEHSLILLCSHEDDGAMGLIVNKPATGVDLSNLLEQLDITPRSAEEAALPVRFGGPVETQRGFVLHSPEYKSNVSSLRVSEAFSMTATVDVLEDIAMGRGPEQVMVMLGYAGWGPGQLEAEIANNGWLTATATPEVVFELDDFAKWEAALRSLGVDPLTLSTSAGHA
- a CDS encoding L-threonylcarbamoyladenylate synthase gives rise to the protein MSSPTTRLLTAQPQEISTAADLLKEGRLVAFPTETVYGLGADARQTGAVEALYAAKGRPSFNPLIAHVHAVETAQRYVVWSDTASKLAEAFWPGPLTLVLPLREDHGISPLVTAGLTTLGIRIPAHPAARALLSVLDGPVAAPSANPSGRISPTTAAHVIAGLDGRIAAVVDDGPCGVGVESTIVGLATGTPLLLRPGGLAAEEIEAVLGHPLQQRDVGDPLTAPGQLLSHYAPRASVRLNVTNPAEGELYLGFGKMDCDLNLSASGDLREAAAQLFGHLHQLDAKARPIAVAPIPEIGLGVAINDRLRRAAAPR
- a CDS encoding acyl-CoA dehydrogenase, translating into MTFRAPVPEYQFLLEHIIGFHEIAATERFGEASDDVVAAILTEAGKFCDEVMAPLNRGGDLQPARLENGVLRSSPGYAEGWQAISEGGWIGMSAAEEFGGMGLPMTLTTAVNEMMSGACLSLQLAPLMSQGQIEALEHHASDELKSLYLPKLISGEWSGTMNLTEPQAGSDVGALSSKAEPLDDGTYAISGQKIYISWGDNDFAGNICHLVLARLPDAAPGTKGISLFLVPKYLPDAEGNPGKANTLKVVSLEHKMGLHGSPTCVMQYDGAIGWMVGKPGGGLAAMFTMMNNARLGVGGQGVGVAGAAYQKALAYALERKQGKSASGTIVDHADVRRMLMEMKADLFAARAILLACSQAIDMQTATGAQEWAARAAFLTPIAKTFGTETGMRVSETGVQVHGGMGFIEETGAAQFYRDVRVTAIYEGTNGIQAMDLVGRKMMDGGDMANRLIDEIEEQAERARTTHPNMAEAVWQACESLREATEWLTAQSDMDERFAGAVPYLHAFARVLGGHYHLAAAMADIGGPREKLARFYINRMLPEHAALLAHAQAGADGARALTLDELADG
- a CDS encoding MBL fold metallo-hydrolase, with product MTSPRPDGPWNTPPAEGEAIEVAEGVLWMRLPLPMKLDHVNVYALDDGDGWTIVDTGMSSNKTRRIWERLMAGPLEGKPIRRVVVTHHHPDHIGNAGWFQSEHGAELVTTRTAWLFARMLTLDVQESWPEETLAFYRSSGMDPAIYDARLAERPFNFADTVYPMPLGFTRIKQGDVFRMGGRNWDVHMGNGHAPEHATFWSRDDNLVISGDQILSSISPNIGVYATEPMADPVAEWLEACERLAPLTRGDQLALGGHKLPFRGLPHRMAQLIDNHHGALARLLEHLDEPRSAAECFAPLFKRKIGSGEYGLALVEAVAHLNHLYHLGQVDRSRRADGAWLYQRKG
- a CDS encoding DUF6173 family protein encodes the protein MTDEIATSAEAAEAAVLPCVHEVHADPDACTGIEKVQMPLQKSVAEKSAARWAYERLILYIKNFEEQLDSEHEVAMGFAGGDAGVMRIEGMGYFDPDIITYYGSDSSGARTQLVQHVSQLNVMLRALPKRNEAAPANRIGFRLVSDLESDPAET
- a CDS encoding aa3-type cytochrome c oxidase subunit IV, whose protein sequence is MADHKHGSMDITVQEKTYNGFIKFTTRFCIAALLFAVFLAIFAT
- a CDS encoding AzlD domain-containing protein, giving the protein MTQPPDPTLLWTIIIGLAIGSFALRFAFIGLMGGRTMPVWLMRHLRYTAVAIIPALVAPLVVWPTPTGGTPSLPHLAVAAAVFALGYWTRNVLIAMGSGAVGFLLLFLLAG
- a CDS encoding AzlC family ABC transporter permease is translated as MAITTTKSAFWKGFRDGAPFLLVSGPFGLLFGVLAAEAGLIVPEAMIFSLSVFAGSAQFTALQLMQENTPVLIILISALAVNLRVAMYSASLTPYLGGAPLWQRACAAYLTVDQSYALSIVQFETHPQMTLSQRMAYFFGTNGCVAPGWMLATYIGALVGTQIPASWGLDFVLPLAFLAMIGPMLRTPAHVIACFAAVATALPATALPYNLGLIVAGLIGMMAGAQAELWLERRSIAKDPS